Sequence from the Populus nigra chromosome 17, ddPopNigr1.1, whole genome shotgun sequence genome:
ttccTTCGATATAATTATAGGCCAGCCCAAGTCATTAGCTGTTGCTGTCTACCGTTGCCCTGTCCCATTCGACCCTTGTGCTGTTCCTTCTCGAATATTGAATTCATAGACAACTTCTTGCCCaactatttattaattaaccaTTAAAACTGTAGGCCATACATTAATTTACACCCCTAAAATTGTCTTGTTTAAGCCATAATATTACATTCAAGACAATGTATTTTATGGAAATTTCCTCTGAGATCTTTGCTAATCTAAGCTTAGAGATTTCAGTGGGCTCCATATGATTTTACAGACAAGATTCTTCTGAGATTAAAGAATAATGGATTGGAAATCATCTGGCCTTGTTAATCCTCTTGTTAACTTTGAATTCTTGTTAAAATTACTCTGCGTCTAACACAGTAACCAAGAAGGATGATTTTGTGGGAGGAAATTGTACATAACATTGTCGAACTTgatatattttactaaaaagAGAAAATCGCCCAGTTCATATCATTTTCACCCATTAAAATCTGGGAAAAGAGGTGGTTGCATCTCATTTTCATCCATTAAAGATCACTGTTTTCCGGTTGTCCTCCAAGTAAAAGAAATGCTGCAGCGgcagcggcagcagcagcagcggcagcagcggcagcggcagcagcagcagcagcagcagcccaTGTGCAATTTTCTTCGTGCCTTTTACAGTTTACAATTACAATGGGGTTAATTATCTAGCAAATTAATGCAGTCCTATAATGCCGTTAGGCTTGGACTCTAGCTCGTATGGCTGTGCCGTGGGCCCTTTATGTCAATGTCAAAACTACTGGAGGCACAAGCATGTCTGTCATGGACCATTTCCAAACTTACTAGTAGTGGCTGTGATCTGTATCTGCTGCATGAATCATTTTTCTCTACTCAAGATGTTATGGGTTGAACTTTCAACTTTCTGTAAGCATTTCCTGCTTGATTAAGAGATCTCATCTtcatcaaccaaaaaaatataaaaactcatcACATACCAATCATTAGACACTTCGTGCTGTGGCAACTGGTTAAGATCGAGTTGCAAGCGTAGAAACTTCTCCACTTGATCCGTACTTCTTTATTAGATAATAAATCCCGTAGTGAAATTGTGATATTCTTCATTCAGTACTCTTCCTCTCTAATCCAAATTGTTCAAGTTGTTCAAGCATAATTGAAGGCATAACGAACAACCTTCTTTAAGAAGTTCTTCTCACTCTCTCACTCTTTCTATCGCTCTCTCTGAAATGCAGATTCTCTAAATTTCTAGCTAGCAAGGTCACACTCTTGTCAACTTCCgaagatgaagaaaatagaTATGTTTTGTGCATCTCAAGCTTCAACAGCAATACGCATGAGCATGGATCggccttcttcctcctcctccaccattCAGCCCGGTGGCCCAACCATTGATCGCTGCAACCCCGTCATCAGAGACCAAAAAAGAATCTCAAGAACTCTCCCTTTAGTTCCTTGTACTTCTCAACCACCACCCATCAACCCCGTCCCTTATCAGCTACTTCACAAGAGCCAAAAAAGCACTTCAAAGAATAAAGCCAGTGATCAAAACAGCAACAAGAAGTCGAACTCtacaaaaccaaaacccaaacCAAATgatcaaaagaacaagaaaatctcTTTTAAGTCAGCtgatattgatgatgatgataagaaGAGTGCTGCTTCTCTTAATGTTCCAAAAGATATTGTTAGAAAGAGCTGGGCTAAGCCTGGGGGTTCTATTATTGCCTCTCCTGGCTCGTCTAGAAATCTTTTGGGTGACGCAGCTTTCGTTGATGGGATACCAGACTATGATCCAGTTTCAGCACAGCTAGTTCCTGTTGAACCCAACATGAGTACTCAAGCTTTAAGTAAAGAGGAATCTGCCGCTTCGAgaccatcttcatcttcaagtCCGAATCAGGTTTGCACTTAACTTTGGTTGAGATGTTTTAGTTACTAAGATCAGCAAGTAGTGCAATTCTTCATATTTATGGTTCCAAGGATTTACAGTCAAATTCGTCGGTGTAATTACTTATATTCTGATTTCAGGTAGTGGTTTTGAGAGTATCATTACACTGCAAAGGTTGCGAGGGAAAAGTGAGGAAACATCTGTCCAGAATGGAAGGTATGAACATGTAACACGACTTTATGCCATCCAACTTTATCTCACCCTtgtctctctcgctctctctttCAAACGTTATTATTACCCAGGAAGTGTTCCAAGTCTCTATATCCTGTCTTCTTCCAAATACACCTTCGTTTTCATTTACGTATTTGGCAAAACTAATTAAAgaaatggagagagagagagagagagagagagagaggcgtcATTAATTTGACATAACTTATCAAAAGTAACCTGTTTCAAACAAATTCTATATGAGGTCATCTGCTGATGAATCAAAAACCAGCCAAGGATTGTGTCTTTCATTCAGTCAATTCAACTTTCATGCTTTTAGCTGGATTCCAAGATTAATTATGGCTGTTAGAATGCCAACATCGGCCAATAATGATGCTAATAGTGAATCTTTTGTCCTAAGTTACTCAAATGAATTGATCTAAAGCATTGGTCTGTGTACCCGCAGGTGTGACATCTTTCAACATAGACTTTGCAGCGAAGAAGGTGACTGTTGTAGGGGATGTGACCCCATTACGCGTCCTGGCGAGTGTGTCAAAGATCAAAAGTGCTCAATTATGGACGTCTACGACCCCTCCTGCTGGCTCAAATTAACACAGAGAAGTGAACAAGAAATAATATACACTTAATATTGGGCGATTAATCTAAGCTAATTAAGTGTGATTAGGTGCTTAATTTAGTGTAAATGCAGGCTTAGCATGAGTGGCTGGACCCGAATCTTTGTCTCTTAGAAGTTAGTAAGGATCAGATTAGGAGTGGTCATCTGGTTCACTTCTCGACTAACAATCTGGGACCTAATTTGTTCCTGTGTGGTCGAAAGAAGGAGTGCAGTTTTTAAATTAGGCAATGTTGGAATAAATTAAAGACTTTTTAGCTACGCTCATAAAGCAGTGGCCCATTTTTAAATCCAGTTTCCCATGATTTTGTTTCTATTGCAAGGACGTTACGCTTCCCAGTGATATTCACTGAAAGTTGTCTcagaatacacacacacactatataGGCGACGCGCCACGCCGTGGccgatttatttttgtttcaatataaaacaaatattaagatgatgtaaatgttctttaaaaaataaaaaaaaatctaaaattttagttattatctcagaaaagtttaataaatttaattaatttaataatatgattaaaaaacaagaaacaatgaaaaaaatcaacaatgattcaatataaaaaataaatttttgctaatattataaaaatacatcttTACTACGTTCTTAAAACGtcttaattatcttatttattaataaagtaaaaattaacaTGTCGAATGAGAAAAtcgaaaagaaaataatttaaaaaaaacaaaaataaattaactcgaGTCCATTTAAGCCATCACAACAAATCTATAACTTAGTCGTGACACTAGAATAACCTTatgaaaagcaaattaaataaaattataaaacttaattcttaaaCTAACCTAATATCgaggggtaaaattgaaaaacaaatcataaaaaagttaGAGTCAACCTTTTGAACCTACTGAATCTATGACTTTAGACATGACTTCATGATaactccatataaaaaaaagttaaaaaaaaataaaacatatcgattttcaataaactcaacgttaaacgataaaattaaaagaaattaaatttttaaaagaatcttaaaaaGAACGAAGCCAACTTATCTAATCTTCAAAACTCGTGATACAATCATGAGGCCGAATAATAGCATATAAGGCAAgcctgaaaaaataataatgtcaaattttcaaccaaacaaaataattagggataaaattaaaaaaattaaattaaacaaacaaaaagaaaaaaaatatagatttgaaaagaaaagagattaaatttgatacaaaaataaaataaaataaaatcataagagatgaaattgaaaacaatttcaatcaagaaaataataagaaaaaatataaataacaattaaaaaataaaaaccaaacttgatataaaaataaaaaaatcaatgaatagaattaaaagcaaattctacaaaaaaaaattcaagacccaattcattgcaataaaaaaaattataacctgTTTTAATTCAATAAGCAAATAACTAGATTTCTGTGTTGTTTTGCAATGCTCAGTGTTTTTATCgaggagagaaaataaaaaaaaaagaaagaaaaaacatgttcCTGATGCTAAATCGTCGCTTATATGGTACCACGCGTCCAACCAGCTGACGAGAGTGGCAAGGTGCATTGAACAACTCCTTCGAATTTTGTACGGCGGTGTTAACATTTTTCACGGTGGTGCATGCGCCAGCAAAGGGCATGGGGCGATGCCCACTTGCGCACACACCAAccaatacatacatacatacatacatatatatatatatatatatatatatatatatatatatgctactGGAGATATTCATTTACACAAATGAATTCATGCATCCAACAATGATTGAGCTATATTGTGGGATTTGCTTTGAGAGGATTAAGTGACTGTGTGATATTTATGAGTAGTGCTGCCAAACCAAAAAGGACATTTGTCTAGTCGCTCTACTGCTACAGTAAGAAAAACCACTTGACGCTCTAATGGAGTAACTTCCATGTGACCATTAATGATCCAACAAAAAGCtgtaataaatcaaaaaaaaaaaaacctcattttcTCTCTCCATGAGCTAATCACTTAAGCTTCTGCTAGCAGCGGGCCAGTGACATGATGGACCTTTTTCCGGCAAAACCAGCCACAGACTCTTCGGTCTCCGATGGCTCCTCCACCACTT
This genomic interval carries:
- the LOC133677134 gene encoding protein SODIUM POTASSIUM ROOT DEFECTIVE 2-like; translation: MKKIDMFCASQASTAIRMSMDRPSSSSSTIQPGGPTIDRCNPVIRDQKRISRTLPLVPCTSQPPPINPVPYQLLHKSQKSTSKNKASDQNSNKKSNSTKPKPKPNDQKNKKISFKSADIDDDDKKSAASLNVPKDIVRKSWAKPGGSIIASPGSSRNLLGDAAFVDGIPDYDPVSAQLVPVEPNMSTQALSKEESAASRPSSSSSPNQVVVLRVSLHCKGCEGKVRKHLSRMEGVTSFNIDFAAKKVTVVGDVTPLRVLASVSKIKSAQLWTSTTPPAGSN